In one Pseudomonas sp. Bout1 genomic region, the following are encoded:
- a CDS encoding homoserine dehydrogenase yields the protein MKPVKVGICGLGTVGGGTLNVLQRNAEEISRRAGRGIEVAQIATRTPKPQFQTTGIAITNDVFDVATNPEIDIVIELVGGYTVARELVLKAIENGKHVVTANKALIAVHGNEIFAKAREKGVIVAFEAAVAGGIPVIKAIREGLSANRINWVAGIINGTGNFILTEMREKGRTFEDVLAEAQALGYAEADPTFDVEGIDAAHKLTILASIAFGIPLQFDKAYTEGITKLTTADVNYAEALGYRIKHLGVARSTPAGIELRVHPTLIPADRLIANVNGVMNAVMVNGDAAGSTLFYGAGAGMEPTASSVIADLVDVVRAMTSDPENRVPHLAFQPDSLSAHPILPIEACESAYYLRIQAKDHPGVLAQVASILSERGINIESIMQKEVEEQDGLVPMILLTHRVLEQHINDAIAALEALQGVVGPVVRIRVEHLN from the coding sequence GTGAAACCGGTCAAAGTAGGCATCTGTGGGTTAGGGACCGTCGGTGGCGGCACCTTGAACGTACTTCAGCGTAACGCTGAAGAAATTTCCCGCCGTGCAGGGCGTGGGATTGAAGTGGCACAAATTGCCACGCGTACGCCAAAGCCTCAGTTCCAAACGACCGGTATTGCAATTACCAACGATGTCTTCGACGTCGCGACCAACCCTGAAATCGACATCGTCATCGAACTGGTTGGCGGCTACACCGTGGCCCGTGAGCTGGTGCTCAAGGCCATCGAAAACGGCAAGCACGTGGTCACCGCCAACAAGGCGCTGATCGCCGTTCACGGTAACGAAATCTTCGCCAAGGCCCGCGAGAAGGGCGTGATCGTAGCGTTCGAAGCCGCCGTGGCCGGTGGCATTCCGGTGATCAAGGCGATCCGTGAAGGCCTCTCGGCCAACCGCATCAACTGGGTGGCCGGCATCATCAACGGCACCGGTAACTTCATCCTCACCGAAATGCGTGAGAAGGGCCGTACCTTCGAAGACGTGCTGGCCGAAGCCCAGGCCCTGGGTTACGCCGAAGCCGACCCGACCTTCGACGTGGAAGGCATCGACGCGGCCCACAAGCTGACCATCCTGGCGTCCATCGCCTTTGGTATCCCGCTGCAGTTCGACAAGGCCTACACCGAAGGCATCACCAAGCTGACCACCGCCGACGTGAACTACGCCGAAGCCCTGGGCTACCGCATCAAGCACCTCGGTGTGGCGCGCAGCACCCCGGCCGGCATCGAGTTGCGTGTGCACCCGACGCTGATCCCGGCCGACCGCCTGATCGCCAACGTCAATGGCGTGATGAACGCCGTGATGGTCAATGGTGACGCTGCCGGTTCGACTCTGTTCTACGGCGCTGGCGCCGGCATGGAGCCTACGGCTTCCTCGGTGATTGCCGATCTGGTGGACGTGGTCCGCGCCATGACCAGCGACCCGGAAAACCGCGTACCGCACCTGGCCTTCCAGCCGGACTCGCTGTCGGCCCACCCGATCCTGCCGATCGAAGCCTGCGAAAGTGCCTATTACCTGCGCATCCAGGCCAAGGATCACCCGGGCGTGCTCGCTCAGGTGGCCAGCATCCTGTCGGAGCGCGGCATCAACATTGAATCGATCATGCAGAAGGAAGTCGAAGAACAAGACGGCCTGGTGCCCATGATCCTGCTGACCCACCGCGTGCTGGAGCAGCACATCAACGATGCCATCGCCGCGCTTGAAGCGTTGCAGGGCGTGGTTGGGCCGGTGGTGCGGATTCGCGTCGAACACCTGAACTAA
- a CDS encoding thioredoxin fold domain-containing protein translates to MRLTQIFAIAAIALVSTFAVADDAAEKTIRKSLEALQLDTPIESISVSPMAGLYEVKLKGSRVLYASADGQYIVQGYLFQLKDGKPVNLTEKAERLGVSKLINGIPVAETVVYPAIGETKTHITVFTDTTCPYCHKLHAEVPELNKLGVEVRYVAFPRQGLGSPGDEQLQAVWCSADKKAAMDKMVDGKEIKAAKCANPVSKQFALGQSIGVNGTPAIVLADGQVIPGYQPAPQVAKLALNAK, encoded by the coding sequence ATGCGCTTGACCCAGATTTTTGCCATCGCAGCCATTGCGTTGGTCTCAACCTTTGCCGTCGCCGACGACGCCGCCGAGAAGACAATCCGCAAGAGCCTGGAAGCCCTCCAGCTCGACACCCCGATTGAAAGCATCAGCGTCAGCCCGATGGCCGGCCTGTATGAAGTCAAGCTCAAGGGCAGCCGCGTGCTGTACGCCAGCGCCGATGGCCAGTACATCGTCCAGGGCTACCTGTTCCAGTTGAAAGACGGCAAGCCGGTGAACCTCACCGAGAAAGCCGAACGACTGGGCGTATCCAAGCTGATCAATGGCATTCCGGTTGCAGAAACCGTGGTGTACCCGGCCATCGGCGAAACCAAGACCCACATCACCGTGTTCACCGACACCACCTGCCCGTACTGCCACAAGCTGCACGCCGAAGTGCCTGAGCTGAACAAGCTCGGCGTTGAAGTGCGCTACGTGGCGTTCCCGCGCCAGGGCCTGGGTTCACCGGGTGACGAGCAGTTGCAAGCCGTCTGGTGTTCGGCCGACAAGAAAGCCGCCATGGACAAGATGGTTGATGGCAAGGAAATCAAGGCCGCCAAGTGCGCGAACCCGGTTTCCAAGCAGTTCGCCCTCGGCCAGTCGATTGGTGTGAACGGTACGCCGGCCATCGTTTTGGCTGACGGCCAGGTGATTCCGGGCTACCAGCCTGCGCCGCAAGTTGCCAAACTGGCGCTGAACGCAAAGTAA
- the thrC gene encoding threonine synthase, translating into MRYISTRGQAPALNFEDVLLAGLATDGGLYVPENLPRFTQEEIASWAGLPYHELAFRVMRPFVTGSIPDADFKKILEETYGVFSHSAIAPLRQLNGNEWVLELFHGPTLAFKDFALQLLGRLLDYVLEKRGERVVIIGATSGDTGSAAIEGCKHCENVDIFILHPHNRVSEVQRRQMTTIFGENIHNIAIEGNFDDCQEMVKASFADQSFLKGTRLVAVNSINWARIMAQIVYYFHAALQLGGPARSVSFSVPTGNFGDIFAGYLARNMGLPINQLIVATNRNDILHRFMSGNQYVKETLHATLSPSMDIMVSSNFERLLFDMHGRNGVALAGLMDSFKQGGGFSVEQERWTETRKLFDSLAVDDAETCQTIAEVYAQTGELLDPHTAIGVKAARECRRSLDIPMVILGTAHPVKFPEAVEKAGVGKALELPPHLTDLFEREERCTVLANDLKAVQAFVSQHGNRGKPL; encoded by the coding sequence ATGCGTTATATCAGTACCCGCGGCCAGGCACCGGCCCTGAATTTCGAAGACGTTTTGCTGGCCGGTCTGGCCACTGACGGCGGCCTGTACGTGCCGGAAAACCTGCCACGTTTCACCCAGGAAGAAATCGCTTCGTGGGCCGGCCTGCCGTACCACGAGCTGGCGTTCAGGGTCATGCGCCCGTTCGTCACCGGCAGCATTCCGGATGCGGATTTCAAAAAGATTCTGGAAGAGACGTACGGTGTGTTTTCCCACAGCGCCATCGCCCCGTTGCGTCAGCTGAACGGCAACGAGTGGGTCCTGGAGCTGTTCCACGGCCCGACCCTGGCGTTCAAGGATTTTGCCCTGCAACTGCTGGGTCGCCTGCTCGACTACGTGTTGGAAAAACGCGGCGAGCGCGTGGTGATCATCGGCGCCACCTCCGGTGATACCGGCTCGGCGGCGATCGAAGGCTGCAAGCACTGCGAAAACGTCGACATCTTCATCCTGCACCCGCACAACCGCGTGTCGGAAGTGCAGCGTCGCCAGATGACCACGATCTTCGGCGAGAACATCCACAACATCGCCATCGAAGGCAACTTCGATGACTGCCAGGAAATGGTCAAGGCGAGCTTCGCCGACCAGAGCTTCCTCAAGGGCACGCGCCTGGTGGCAGTGAACTCGATCAACTGGGCGCGGATCATGGCCCAGATCGTCTACTACTTCCACGCAGCCCTGCAGTTGGGTGGCCCGGCGCGTTCGGTGTCGTTCTCGGTGCCTACCGGCAACTTCGGCGACATCTTCGCCGGTTACCTGGCGCGCAACATGGGCCTGCCGATCAACCAGTTGATCGTCGCCACCAACCGCAACGACATCCTGCACCGCTTCATGAGCGGCAACCAGTACGTCAAGGAAACCCTGCACGCCACGCTGTCGCCGTCGATGGACATCATGGTCTCGTCGAACTTCGAACGCCTGCTGTTCGACATGCACGGTCGCAACGGCGTAGCCCTGGCCGGCCTGATGGACAGCTTCAAGCAAGGTGGCGGTTTCAGCGTCGAGCAAGAGCGCTGGACCGAAACCCGCAAGCTGTTCGACTCCCTGGCCGTGGACGACGCAGAAACCTGCCAGACCATTGCCGAAGTCTACGCCCAGACCGGCGAGCTGCTGGACCCGCACACCGCCATTGGCGTCAAGGCTGCACGTGAATGCCGTCGCAGCCTGGACATCCCGATGGTGATCCTTGGCACCGCGCACCCGGTCAAATTCCCGGAAGCGGTGGAGAAGGCGGGCGTTGGCAAGGCGCTGGAACTGCCGCCACACCTTACCGACCTGTTTGAACGTGAAGAACGTTGCACGGTGCTGGCCAATGACCTCAAAGCAGTGCAGGCGTTTGTCAGCCAGCACGGCAATCGCGGCAAGCCACTCTGA